Proteins encoded within one genomic window of Triticum aestivum cultivar Chinese Spring chromosome 2D, IWGSC CS RefSeq v2.1, whole genome shotgun sequence:
- the LOC123051011 gene encoding laccase-15-like: protein MAAMAVLVMFFVAAALAAAGGAELVEHTFVVSQVKLNRLCNDTLVTVVNGQFPGPAIEVNEGDSVAVQVVNKSPYGLTIHWHGVKLQLNCWADGAGMITQCPIQPNKNFTYRFDVAGQKGTLWWHAHVGSLRASIHGALIIRPRSGASSYPFPKPDKEIPIVIGEWWEMDLDQLDKNLRNGYHLDMPRAATINGKPGDLYNCSGTVKDSNIVKVEHGKTYLLRIVNAALSSEYYLKIAGHKFTVVAADANYVKPYITDVIAIAPGETVDALLVTDAHPAGRYYMVAKASQSPKPVPQIPLFITRGIVQYSEGPRKEEEKALSDSSTSSIMAPEMPDEHDAATSFYFHGNLTSLQPQPVPANVHEHLFYALDGGFFCRKGESSCNNDTNMMGMVNNVSFQLPTTTPLLQAHYHGNMSSIGTLRELPDRAPRMFNYSKTLEPTSKATSVRRLRYNVTVEIVFQSPVLADTYSNPMHLHGHDFLVLAQGFGQYNAETDVATYNLLDPPVRNTVHVPIFGWAAVRFVTNNPGVWFLHCHLGHHSSSGMAAAFVVENGPTLDSTLPPPPEDFPSCENYNSRVAYE from the exons ATGGCAGCAATGGCGGTCCTCGTCATGTTCTTCGTCGCTGCGGCCCTAGCAGCGGCAGGCGGTGCGGAGCTTGTCGAGCACACCTTTGTT GTGAGCCAGGTTAAGCTAAATCGGTTGTGCAACGACACGCTGGTCACTGTGGTGAACGGGCAATTCCCAGGTCCAGCGATAGAGGTTAATGAAGGAGACTCGGTGGCTGTTCAAGTCGTCAACAAGTCCCCCTATGGACTAACAATTCACTG GCATGGAGTGAAGCTGCAACTCAACTGCTGGGCAGATGGAGCGGGGATGATAACCCAATGCCCCATCCAGCCGAACAAGAACTTCACCTACCGATTCGACGTCGCCGGCCAGAAGGGCACGCTGTGGTGGCACGCTCACGTTGGCAGTCTCCGGGCAAGCATCCATGGCGCCTTGATCATCCGGCCAAGATCCGGGGCCAGCTCATACCCGTTTCCCAAGCCTGACAAGGAGATCCCGATCGTTATAG GCGAATGGTGGGAGATGGACCTTGATCAGCTAGACAAGAACCTTAGGAACGGTTACCATTTAGATATGCCTAGAGCAGCTACCATCAACGGGAAGCCTGGAGATCTGTACAACTGCTCTG GGACCGTCAAAGACAGCAACATTGTGAAGGTGGAGCATGGCAAGACATATTTGTTGCGGATAGTGAACGCTGCGCTGAGCTCAGAGTATTACTTGAAGATCGCCGGGCACAAGTTCACGGTTGTGGCTGCTGACGCCAACTATGTCAAGCCATACATCACAGACGTCATCGCGATCGCGCCAGGCGAGACCGTCGACGCTCTGCTTGTCACCGACGCGCATCCTGCTGGCAGATACTACATGGTCGCCAAGGCCAGCCAGTCGCCCAAGCCTGTGCCCCAGATCCCGCTCTTCATCACAAGAGGGATAGTGCAATACAGTGAGGGTccaagaaaagaagaggagaaagctCTATCTGATAGTAGCACGTCATCAATAATGGCGCCTGAAATGCCGGACGAGCACGACGCGGCCACTTCCTTCTACTTCCATGGCAACTTGACAAGCCTGCAGCCTCAGCCGGTGCCGGCCAACGTCCATGAGCACCTCTTCTACGCCCTTGACGGGGGCTTCTTCTGTAGAAAAGGCGAATCATCCTGCAACAATGATACTAATATGATGGGCATGGTGAACAACGTCTCCTTTCAGCTCCCCACAACGACACCATTGCTGCAGGCGCACTACCACGGCAACATGAGCAGCATCGGCACGCTGCGGGAACTACCTGACAGGGCACCCAGGATGTTTAACTATAGCAAAACGCTGGAACCGACGTCCAAGGCAACGTCGGTGAGAAGGCTGCGGTACAACGTCACGGTGGAGATCGTGTTCCAGAGCCCGGTGCTGGCGGACACATACTCTAACCCCATGCACCTCCATGGCCACGACTTCCTCGTCCTCGCGCAGGGGTTCGGACAATACAACGCCGAGACAGACGTGGCGACGTACAACCTGTTGGATCCGCCGGTGAGGAACACCGTCCATGTCCCAATATTCGGGTGGGCGGCCGTCCGATTTGTCACCAACAATCCAG GTGTGTGGTTCCTGCACTGCCATTtggggcaccactcgtcgtcaggCATGGCGGCAGCTTTCGTGGTGGAGAACGGTCCAACTTTGGACTCGACTCTTCCACCGCCTCCGGAAGATTTTCCAAGCTGCGAGAACTACAATAGTAGAGTGGCATATGAATAA